The window TTCCAAAACTTCATGTATCGTTGTGTTGCTTATTCTCCATTTTTTCACAGTAATACTTacaatttttttaattatttgatcattttggaaAGGAGCTCAGACACATGCAGGGTTATTTCACCTGTGAATGTCTAGAGTTTCATTTGCCCAGTCTGTGCTGCACACAACAACAACGGTCAAGCTTCCAACAATGTGCACAGCCTTGCCTGGTGTCAACAGAAGAAGCCACGTATGTCATGTGGTAGACAGTCCCAGCTGTGGAGAGAGGCTCACAGTCACATCTGATCTCAGTGTACTCAGCTGTGCTGCAGACTCTGAAACCCCCAAAAAGCAGgaactttttgtgtttgtgactgtgtgtgtgtgtgtgtgggggggggggggggggggggggttactgAGCTTTTCAATAGCAGACCACAGTTTGTCCACCTGTTTGGGTTGTCTCACTTATGAGCAACTGAACATCACAAGTTATCCAACTTTTATTTATCACAACTATTACCTCCATTAAAAATCTTTAGGAACAGCAGATGAATGGACATGAAGCATGCTTTTGTGACACAATGCCCGTGGTGagtatttaaatgaataagTACAATACAGGATGCCACAACCTCCAATGAGACAAATTGTCTTTGAGAAATGCTAATAGATACCTGTCTGGCAAACAGATTGGGAGTGTTAACTTTGAGCATCAGGTCAGCTATGAACCAACTGACTGTGAGGGACGCAGTTGAGCCCCAGCTGTTTGGTTTCAAGACAGCCAACAGCAGATGAGGCCGGACAGTTGAGGTTCCAGTCCAGCtggatcattttttttttttaagttttaccCCAAAACATGAGAATGATTGATTTTGCATGCTTTTTCTATGCACCTTGGCTATGGATCAGTGTTTGCTCAGTATCAATCTAAACTAATTGGGAACTGATTTGATCACAAGTGCACATCAGTAAATCTGTTGTCCTTAAATTTCAATGAAATGCAAAGAGTTTTGCTTGTGAACTTATCAAACTAGCCGCACTCCATTCACAAGCCTGCTTCTctaatattattatcatattccCTTAACAAAGTACAAGTAAATAAAGCAAGTGCAGGCAAGCAGCTCTTCATTTATCCTGCTTTGAGTTTTGGAGGACACGTGATATCCTGTCTGAGATTTCTATTGGCCAATTCATATTAAACGAGTTCCGGTCCCGTTGCGGTCCTTGAAGTACGGAAGTTAGTTCCTACGATTGACACAGTTTCTCAATTTTTATCGATATGTAAAAACTAAATGTGTCTTTATTACTCCTGATACTTATTCGCATATGTATAAACAAGAGTAGATAACACGACGCGTGTATTTGAAGTGGTGTGAGCGTTCGTTGTTTTTGAGCGTTGCTGACCTTTTCGCGGAGGGATCCATACACATCCGCTGGCTCTGGCGTGGAGGGCGATTTGAATCACTCTGcttctttttactgttttcattttacgTGAACATGAATTGAGGTATCAGTGGCGTTTTAATGATACTATAGTCGacatatgtgtttttatatattttttgaacaTCAGGCACCCATATAATTTACCTTAAATGTAAAAGgtaagtgttttattttctgtcattatttaCACGTTACCTCCAGTACTAGCGTTACTTTTGCTAACTTACTGTTGCTAACGTCCATTGTGAAGAGATTGGTATGATAAACTAACGTTAAACAAGTTACCAGTCAGCGATATTAACTTAAATAAAAGCCTTTATTATGAGGCAAATGCAGGACGTTTTGAGTTAATATTAGCATGTTTTCCTATGTTAATGGGAGTAtacagctaacgttagctataTTAGCATCCTGCTAAGTCAAGGGAACTTTTTGTATGAATCTTGgtcattcaaaatgttaaattcatattattgttaGCTGTCGTGGCCTTCAATGATTAGCCTTATTGAAACAATGCATTCTGGAAATATAGGTGACTGACTACTGTTAACACTCAGCACATTTGTTTGTGGTTCAGCTGCTCTTGAATAATAAGATGTATTCAAATGTACGTAAACTGTTAAATGCAGATGTCTACCGCAGAGATGAATACTGCTGGCACTGACGGAGACCAGAGGTTGAAAGTGTTGCCTTTCTCAGAAGAGGACTCCCCTCCTGTTGTAAATGACATTTCAGCCCCTCTGAATTTTTCCGAGCTCACACCTTCTCAGTTTGGCATCTCTGTCCAGAGTTTCACCCCAATATCATCAAACCGCAAAGGTGAGAGGACTGCTATAATCTGCAATATTAGGATTTGAAGTATCCAAAAAGGAATGTGTGAGCACAATCACATTTGTAAACAAAGCACTAGCAGATATAGAGAAACTTTACATTGACTGTAAAGGTAAAGTGGTGAAGTTTGTATTTCCTATATATGGCAGCTTTTGGTTGTTACTGAAGTGgcatttatttctctcttgcTTTAGATAAGTCTCGTGTAGCACAAATAAAGGGGAGGCGGAGGTCCAGTGTTGGTGTGCGGGGCTCCCCAGAGACAAACTCCCTCATCCGCTTCATGGCACAACAGAGAATGAAGACTCCACCATCCCACCGAACTCCAGAGGTGAGATGCTTCCAGGGATACAGTGGAGCAAATTTTGCACATGTGTCACATCATATTGGAGTGTGAGACAGTGTTTACCTTACATACAGTGGCTTTTGGTTGGTTCTCGGTGGTCAATATTGAAGGTGGTGTATACTATTTATACTGTACACAACATCCTTTctctgagaaacacacaaatactgtcACTGTCACAATACATATAGTTGTGCATACAGTGTTGCACATCCACATATCCATATATGTGCACTCTTATACAAAACTTGCTGTCAACAGAACTCCCGAGGGCCTCACCAGATGACAGATGAGTTGAGATCAGATCAGCCCTTTGGCTCCGGTaccacattcacacattaaTTACATACAGGCACACAGTGagataattatttaataaatatttaatgtgaagCTTGCACTTACTTGCCCTCTGTCTGCAATGCATGTttgatttatataaaaaaaaaagtaatttgctTCATGTAAACAGAGCCCCTTGTAAACACACCTCATTGAACTGCACATCAGCTTCAGTAAAATTATTACCATATCCTGACCTGAGGGCAGATGCGCCATCATGTCAGACTACTCTAACACATGTAACCTACAGTAGCTTGTGTAGGTTTACTGATATTGTGTGCAGATACAGACCTTACAAACAACACTAAAACTGCTGTGTGCAGCCATTATCCGAACCTATCAAGTGTTGATATCGACAGTACCTTTTATGCATCAACATTAGCTTAATGAAAGGAGCAGAGCAGAAAATTATGGCGCACCCGCTGTGACAGTGTGAATGACATGATGTTTTCATGGCATAACAAAAGTATTCACTAGACTCCAATAGAATCTTCTCAAACCACTCCTATAAGATAATCCACTTCTCTGTCATCCATCGTAATTCTCAGTATATTTTGGAATGTCATCATTCTACCAAAATATGTTTGACAAGTTGTTTATTTGGGACTAACAATAGAAAAGAGCTAAGTCTAActtattaatgttttctgatgctgttaaaggtttgtttacaCTAGAATTTTTATCTACATAGCTATAAAGCTGTCTATAGTTTCAATTTTTAAATACACATCTCTCTTATCCTAGCTCTCACTGGCTAAGATGGCGTGTTTCTGACAAATGAAGGGATGGAAGTGGGCACAAAAAAGCTTAAACCAATAGCATCAGCCTGTTTGCTGGCACAAATGGCTTGTGATAAGGATCCTAATGGAAGCTATATATTGGCAAAACTATGCATGTTTAGAGCATGATGAGCATATAATGGACAGTAGAGAAGTGGATTATGCTGCAGAAGTggtttaaagtctgtgtaaagcaataataaatatgtgttctgagtttgtcacaccacagaaaaatgtgtaattaaccaccGAGCctaatttgaatgattaaaaaaaatcaccaaggatataaaattaggtttcaaaatagtggaaaaatgagcagtattctctgctctgaaacacTGGGGGGTCCACTGAAGGCACTGAAAGCACGGCCCAACTGAACAGTCGATAACACTTGTACCAAACTCCGgtatacaaatacacaatttaaaatggGCCTTGTTTGTGGGTGTAAggcaagcaacatggatgatcACTGTTCGCCAATCACTGTTATGTTAAACTGAGTTTGGTTCACTTAACGTTCCTCATTTCTCTGCTGGAAAGTCCTTGGTGGCCGTCACCCTCGGAGCAGAATGCCTCTCAAGCTGAGCTGTTTGGTGAAGCGCTGCCTGGCAAATGCTCTCCCTCTGGCCGGCGACTCCCAGCCGCACAGCCGGTGCTGAAGCCGAAGCCGCCATCTGATTTTCCTTTACGCAGACTTTAAGTGTTTGTCTAGCGTCTTTTGGTGCTGTGAAAAGctacaattttcaagtctgcctCTGGTGTGTCTGATACTAAAGGGATATATTTTGGGTCAAATGTCGCTTGATGGAAAGTATTCTTTTATTCTTGTGTGAATGGTAAGGACAGAATATTCTCAAGCATCTCACTCACTGTGACTTTCCTGTTAGATGACACACAGCAAAGTAAACCATAATATTCCTAGATTGTGTATGTGGAGGGAGTATGTGATAGATGTGATGCCATTCAGTAATACCACTTTTGTAATTTCAGAAGTCTATGACCTGTCAAGCTACATCACTGAAcagatatgtttgtttttgctgtctcATCTCTCAGCTTGTCAAAAGTAGCCCCTTCCTTCCCCGGGTCGCTTCCACACTGAGGCAGAAGATGGCTTCCTTCCAGAGCCTGATGGATGTGGAGGAGACTGAGGTCTGTGATCCGATGCCAAGGCAGGACAACAGCACTGGAGGATGCATCAAGACAAGAGATTATCTGTCTGGTGAGGCTGCCTCATTGCCACAGGATTAATAGTTTCATTTCTCAACAAGGATCTATGCCACTAGGATTTCTTTATGATGTCTGGAGGCACTGTTCAAAAGCAAAGCAATGGATTAATGCATAGCATGGTATAAGCTCTGACAACATCTTAGCATCTCAGCAGTCACATCTTGGTCAGCCTCTTCAATGTGCTGATTTCTAAGCTGTTTGTTGCTCAAGTTTTACTTTATCTCCTTGCCTTTGATCAAGTTTCTTCAAGTTGTTTTtcaagctgtgttttttttttttgttttttttttttaaatggttatttgatgtgagatttttttttctaattcaaCTGAGGTGTCCCCAAGTcccatttgtttttgtatgttttcataaCATGTCTTTTTGATGGGTTGATTCTTTCCTCTCAGATGGGAAAAACCTTGATGGAGGAAAAGAGAACCTCCCACCAATGATGACGCCCACGCCCAGCAAAAGGAGGCGCGTGGGCCCCCTCGAAGGCTGCAAGGTCGAGATTAGAGAGGCCAGAACTCCTATCCTCCACTTGAATTTCAAGGAGCAGGAGGTACACTCTGACCATGTATTTACTTGACTGCtgttaataatttaacaaaaatgttgTACCTCTCCGTACTTGGCTTACATTGAATCCGCTGATTATTTTTAACTCTTACAAATGGGAGATCTCAGTGCTACAAGGGATTTTTTGACTGCAAGCAtccagaaagaaaaacaagtacTCTCAAGCAAACAGAGTTTGATTTAAGTTCTGAGTACTGaggtttgtttatttattatcacatctttttccatcattttgctttttggaTCTTCTACTTGTGTTCTGTAAAGTACCACATCAAGATTTTAAACTGTCTGTATCACTCAAAGCACTGAAACAGCAGTTTGgtaaatttgtattttctgtaagCACAGTAGTAGTTTTCATGCTGTTGTAGTGCAGTGCAGCAGAATAAAAGCAGTGGGAATCCCTTAATCATGTCCGCAGGAGGATGCAGACCCAGTGACACAAACTGTGACAAGAGGACCACTGCCATCAAGTGAGACTGTGGAAGAGGCCCAAGCTGTTCTTATTTCCCCACCCGTCCATGTTGACTTTGAGCCACTCGTGTTCCCTGAGCTTCAGGCCTGTTCACCTACCAACAACCAACAGGTTAGGTCTTAATCCAGACTgcaacacacatatgcacacacaaaaaatacaagTGAATCACAGAAAAATGAATGCAGACTTTAAAGCATCCTTCACACGTAGTTCCCAGTAAATTACTGGAATAACCTTTCGGGTACCGctaatgattttcactattcacacatgcagctacattcaggaacatttccgtctTGCGCCTTCTCACATTTTACATGGCAATACAGGAATACTTGGGCAAGGGAaagtccagcagatggcggtaatgcaacatttatggatgccaactgccataaaactcaacagaagaagaggatgaaacTCATGAAATTCAGACCAAACTTTCAAACTAGGcagatcaaatatgaatcaagattctgttactacattgcctatttctcacctcaaatgtttccagcaacatattttagtgtactgtttagccataatatgagaaagtttgtgacgcGGCTGCCACGTTgaaaacagacaagacaaaaCCAAGTACCGCTCAACTCTCAGTACATCACCCACACGtcaagtcttgtgattggttcactCGCTCCACATGAAAGCGTATTTAGTTAGACCGTCCTAACCCTTTACACACTTGTCCCTGAAATGTTAtgaggtcttgaggtgggaaattggctTTACGGGTTTTTCTGAATATTGATctctgctcccattcacacatgactccatgcaggaaatgttcctgaacatttaagaatagactgcatgtgtgaaagggtgCTTTAGTGATTTTTGCTATGACCCACAAGGGCTTCCACTTTGACTATGCTATTTGAGTCACAGAATGACTTTACTACGATTCACATGtggtaaaaaagaaacatcaaaaacaaagcGTTGTTGAGCGATCGATAGCACAATCAGATTTcaagcaaacatttttaaacatcctGAGACAAGTGATGTGATAATTGTAACGTTAACAAACCAAGCACATTAATTTCTGAATAAACATTGAAGGCTTTTGCCCACAGGCTTGATATAGCACACTCTTGCTAACACCACAGACCTGCAGTGTTTTTGTCCTGCTTGAGAGCAGGGCCAAACTGACAGTTTCCTCCTTCAACCAAATGCTGCCAAGTACTCACCATGTGTGGTCATGCAGGCAACAACAGATCATTAGCTAAAAGAAAGGCTTTCTGCTCAGTGCTGACAGCTGTTGTtcggggttttttttaaaaggtccTCACAACAAGATGTAGACatattcaacactttttttatCAGCAGATCAGTTTAGAATATTGCAAGGGAAGATATTAAATAGGGGGTTAAGATCAGTTCACACACAGTATCCTTTCAGAGTCTATGTACTGAAACTGATGTTTGTATCAGAAATTTTGCACTAGCATTCACTCTTACTTAACCTGTTCTGTGAAGTTACTTGAACTACAGTCCAACAGAATGAGGGATCTCATGTATTCATCTCTCAACAGGACAGCGTGTTTGAACTCCAAAGCCCCAGGCGACTACCGCCTGATGACCTTATAGCAGCATCACCAGCTCTGCCTGCCTCCCCATTCCAcatcccctctctcccctctctgctGGAGATGAAGCCCACAGGTAAACACACGCTGCTCTTGGTGGGCCATGCTCCAGTAACTGGCCTGTCTTTGAGGCTTGgattaaaaaaagcacagagcTAAAATTGATGCAGTGAATCCATTCCTCATTGCTGGAGACTGGCAAAGTTGTATTTTCAAAGAAATTCATGTTTAACATTGTTTGAGCTTTCTGTATCAGAGAACACCAGATGTGTTACATGAAATGCCATTATAGGTAGTAAATATTAGGCCAGCTGTGCAGTGTAGGGATCAGCGTCCATCACTCACAAACTCTCGTACTTGCATTAGCAAATTCAGCTCATGTCTTTCCCCCTGTAAAGGTTTTTTCTAGTTGTGTGAAAATGCTGCAACTTGTCAAATGTATAGGAATAATTCCCTAATATGCAACCAGATAGTACTTAAATGTCCCACATACAGTTAACTACAGTGGATTATATCTTCAGTTAAGCTATAAAATTCAGGTAGGTCATACAAAATATCTTCTGATCAATTTCTGTTTTGAgattcttttaatattttcctctctAATTGGCatgaaaatgtcttaaaacCTTGAATCTATGTTCATTAAACTTGCAGGCACCCTTAACTATAAATCAATTGTTAATCAGCTCGTCtcttttgatgttttcagtaaGATGTTTTCCCAAATATTAATAACACACCAAGATCTAAGTAGACAGTGTAGGAGTTGACAGCAATTAGCTTTGTTTCCTGCCTCTCCATATATTGTTATCAGTGTGCCTGCAATAGGAAAATGGCTTATTTATGCATTCAAGGTTTTCCTGTCTGTGCAGGAGAGGATGGTTCCTCTGTAACCTCcacagtaaagaagaagaagaagcaggtgCGTTTTGGAGGTCCACTCTCTCCGGAGTTCTTTGATAAAAACCTGCCTCCCAGTACCCCGTTACAGAAGGGGGGCACGCCGGCCAGAGCCCTTACGCCAGGTGGGAGCTTAAAGCTGCGTTCGCTGCTGAAGACACCACAGAAGGGTGAACCCCAGACCCCACAAGCTCAGCCAGACCTCAGCAGCCCCACTGTGTTCGGTGCCTCCCCTACGCTTGTGATGCCTTGCAGCTACAGAATGCAGTCTGTGGGAGAGGACAGTGAGGAGAAGGATGGAAAGGTAGCCATGGTGccagtgttgtttttcagattAGCAAAGTTTCTGTtatctatttgttttttctctgcccaatctcatttttttcttagtATAGTTTGAAGTTACAACTGCAGACAGTTCTGAAGACATATGTGATCGTTAAATTAGATTTAAATCCCACATTACTTACATCTCTAAGTGAATCCTTGGTGTGGGAGAAGGGCAGGTTTACTGTTAATTGGTGGGTACATGGATTCAGGGACATCAGATTATTACAAggacatgtactgtacagttaGGGGCCTATCCCACAATATATGACCCCACTATCTGGTCTAGATTGTATGTGTTAAAGTCATAATTGAACAGACGGTTTCTTCTATTTCCTGTTCTTAGATTGTTTTCCCTTCAATGGAGGAGATTGACTCTGCAGGGGCGACTGATACAGGTTGATGATTCAGTTTATTGATTCTGAGAGTTATAGTGTCTTGTCTGTAGTAGCAGGCAGTCAACCACAGTTTGTATAACAGCTATTTCcatttgtcacattttcagGACTTATGTGGGACACCCAGCCGTTGAATTTAGACACTGCTTTCCACGAGGAGTCTCTTTCTCAGATTCTGACAGGTGAACTACTGTAATACTTCCGTTATCACTTTCATTGTCATTGTATGTCTTCATTGCTCCTCTTCTAcaccttttcctttctttcatgTATCAAGCTATAAGGCTTAACAGAAATTATATTTAGGTTTGTTGTGTGTTGCTTGAACAGCTCAGGTTTTTCATTCTGAAGTCATTCTAAAAAACCAAGCCAATTGCCAGACTGCAAGTATAGAAACAGCTAAATATCAGGGAggtcaaaatgaaaaaccacACGTTCGACCACTGCAAGTATCAAAGATAGTGCAATACCCTTTTTATACGTTTAGTGAGTGTTTCATACTATTTACCATGCTAACCCACAGAATTCATGTTACCGACAGGTGACaaacagttgtcatttcagctgtaATATTATAGGTTTTTTCCACAGAGTCTGTGACTAAACCAAGCACAAACACCCAGATGGACACCCTGGATGAGCCTGTATCTTTGCCAGGGAATGAGAGGCAACTTGAAGCGGATGTTGAAGCTCTAGCCCTAACCAGATCTAGCAACCGAAGGAAAAAGGTCTGCCTCCattatagcttttttttttttttcttccttgtatAGGTCACTGTGGGTGCACAAGATATATTTTAGCAACATCTGTTGCCAGTGTAATTAATACTATGCTCTAAAGAATCCTGTACTGTGAAATTTCCATTTCATACAccaaaaacttttaaatttcTCCCATAGCAGTCAGGACCAAAGAGTGAATCTGCCACTGAGGCTCCAGCTCGCTCCAGCAGTCGAAAGAGAAAGGTCTGCTATTACCTCAAACTGCCCTCATCTTGATCTCCCTTGTAGAAATCTCCATTTACCAGATGAGgttgtctttttaataataTCGGGGTCATAACATGCTCCCATCTAATCTGTTGTTTAATTCCACTGGATCTAAACTTAATCACATCTGAAGATATCCACTTTCCATGAGAGAGTGTGGCAGAGAGACAGTCTATGTAATGTATCCTCATGCCAACTCTCTGTTCCCCCAGCAGCCAGAGGAGAGTGAACCGGTGAAGAGGTCGACACGCTCTGCTGCCAAGTCGGCCTCTGGGAAGATGAAGGTGAGTTGGCCGAGTCTGCTCGTTTGATTTCTTTTTACACCTCTTCACAGAGGGATCTGCAGACAGGTCTTTCTGAGAGGCAGTCATGGAGCTGATAGCTGTGCAATCTGACGACAACTTACTTTGCTGCAGTTGAGGAAAAGAACCGTGTGTATGATAAGTCATAAACTCTAGTGTTGCCCCTACACAGATTTATCATGCTGACTATATGATTATAAATCATTGGAATGCCATAATACAATCTTAAATTAATTCCCTAGCACTATAGTTGTAGTAAACATTACCCAATCAGGAgtaaatagtgggtttttttttttttggggggggggggggggggggggggggggggggtattttTAGCAGTGGATTTGCTGCTCTAGTAAGTATTCTTGGCAGCAGGACTGTGAATGTGGGAtttactcaaaataaactactgtgtgtgtgtgtgtgtgtgtgtgtgtgtgtgcgcgcacatGCTCACGGTAATGAAGGACACtttcacccagtgcaacagtgtggctcattgacatgtatatttcatagtttttagacaacatTGGAGGTCTACTGCACAGAGGAGCTATATCACACTTTGGATAAACAGACAATACTAGTTACtaagatcaattcattgttggcttTGGTCTTTGCGTGGAATAtactgacaataagaaaaatacaggcTATGTATCAAATTTATCCTTTAAGCCCTTCAGGACAAGATTAATTAATGAATGGGTCAATTCAAATGAGTGCACATAATGATAATGTGCTTTTCGCTAACTACTCTCATCAGTCCAAATAGTATTATTCAGTGTAAAATTGCCGCAGGTAGTTTGTAGTTTCCAGTATATTTCCCTGTACATGAAGCCAGTTATTTGTAGGCAGTATGCTGTCTGGATAGCTGGAGCTGTAACAACGGTcaatttactgagctttcaGTGTGACTCCTCTAACAGCTTTGTAGTTTGTATCAGTCTAAATAGGTTGCTGTCAATCACGTTATTCAAATAACTTTGCAGTGAAACGATTTCACAATATGATCAGAGCTGATTTAACTTTAAAGGATTTTGCAGGATGtacaggattttcctaaaaaaaacaatgtatagattTACAAATGTAATCCCTCTGTCAacacttatgacccactagaagtgtgtggcacTTCTAGTGTATGTttctacagagactctgctctctgcctgtattttcttattattttgctgtgttcagaaaGTTTCTGGGTGTCAATGTTTGGGCAGTGGTTGTGTAGCCCCCAACCAATAATAGCGCGCAAGGTGTAAGGTCGGAACTTGTAGCGAAGCGACCAGGTTATGTCAGGTTTTTTTATGTGCTTCATTGTTTCCcctgcttctctgtctctcctctgctgtgtgcagagtgatgctgtgtgctgctcctctgctgtctgtgtgtctgtttgaccaaGGGCGGgactgagctacacacacacacacacacacacgcagagcagagaggccacagcagacagcatAAGCATTTGCTTCGGCTGCAatcacacaaaatccagcaatgcTGCACCTTCCTGCAGGCTTGTGTGTAGGtatgggtgtgttttttttgtgctttagaacattttttcacaccactgtgaaaaaatcagaaaatgttttatctggTTCACGGCTTTGTTCCTGTTACAGcctctcactctcttcattcactctctagcttgcttgaccacagctgctctctctcgctTGTGCTCTCAGCTCACTCTGGTGTTGTTGAGCATTAGAGAATAAAATGAAGTATGCATCTCTTGCCAAGTGGCGCTATCCACAGTACTGAAAGGATCGTTGGGGGATTTAATTGACAtgttaaattagcatttaaccttttgttttgttgtatatgatcACATCTTTGTATCCGGATGAGGAAAAGACAACGCATGAACTTGACATCACATCACTGAGAGTAAAAGTATTGCACtacatgatggattttttttttttttaatattcctgCAAATGCAGTGGTCAAGTTTCCTAATTGTTGGCTGGACCGGCCACAGATCAGCCCTATAACCACGGTTGTCCGTGAGAGATGAAGTTACACCGTTGGTCGGTCCGccgagtgttggagtttccccattggccatTGCTTGTAC of the Thunnus maccoyii chromosome 9, fThuMac1.1, whole genome shotgun sequence genome contains:
- the cdca2 gene encoding cell division cycle-associated protein 2 isoform X3, which translates into the protein MSTAEMNTAGTDGDQRLKVLPFSEEDSPPVVNDISAPLNFSELTPSQFGISVQSFTPISSNRKDKSRVAQIKGRRRSSVGVRGSPETNSLIRFMAQQRMKTPPSHRTPELVKSSPFLPRVASTLRQKMASFQSLMDVEETEVCDPMPRQDNSTGGCIKTRDYLSDGKNLDGGKENLPPMMTPTPSKRRRVGPLEGCKVEIREARTPILHLNFKEQEEDADPVTQTVTRGPLPSSETVEEAQAVLISPPVHVDFEPLVFPELQACSPTNNQQDSVFELQSPRRLPPDDLIAASPALPASPFHIPSLPSLLEMKPTGEDGSSVTSTVKKKKKQVRFGGPLSPEFFDKNLPPSTPLQKGGTPARALTPGGSLKLRSLLKTPQKGEPQTPQAQPDLSSPTVFGASPTLVMPCSYRMQSVGEDSEEKDGKIVFPSMEEIDSAGATDTGLMWDTQPLNLDTAFHEESLSQILTESVTKPSTNTQMDTLDEPVSLPGNERQLEADVEALALTRSSNRRKKQSGPKSESATEAPARSSSRKRKPEESEPVKRSTRSAAKSASGKMKMTATATRRFNKEVNRSLYGSREYASKNPTLSPITERLSFISQSPAAQLAATNSCTAPNQEPHLTLEMGESVTNDPMTEVAYDTQEISDITATNALETPPEASVTSPNSSKESTRVKGRRLSGPRVRGLKRRKVSVSDGDLLGKEPQDQTGEKRDEHCEDKTSTNLEASTETSLKQTVPEQEGVDTEELYVQTSADTPCTDSDGKSECHASLDAPTSACPPLCEESNSLSVPAESAQSKDKQTKGTQRGRRSSMYNSLLPEQGNHAVEQKGDEAASQQENNGSSADSQEEGEVPNLDLAPWQADFNFEDVFKPVATRGQRSVRRSLRNKSNAENSTGLVWLPRTSPDSNKEAHRRTRSRRLCTALPVQPLLPEEIQHAS